The Chloroflexota bacterium genome contains the following window.
AAGGCCTCTGCCGCGCCGGCCATCGCCGCCAGATCCAGCTCCGCCCACACATGGTACGCGAACCGTCCCCATAGTGCCGATGGCGCAGGTTGGTTCAGCACGAGGTAGCGGTAGAGCCGCCGCCTTGCGCTTCGCCGCGGGTCAAAGTCCAAACCCACTTCCGCCGCTGCCGTAACCCGGATGTCTGGTGGAAGCACGCCATTCAGCGCCCTGGGGTACATGGCTGCGGGATAGCCCGCATTGGTCGTAAGGGCGACCACCTGTCCCCAAGCGTGCGCCCCGGCGTCTGTCCGGCCTGCGCCGTGTGTCTTAACGTACTTGCCCAAGAGATCCTGGAGCCCACGCTCCAACTCCCCTTGGACTGTTGGCCTCTTTGACTGTGTCTGAAATCCCCGGTATCCCGTACCGTCGTACTCAACAATCAGCGCGATGCGGCGCCGGGTTTCCAGGGTCACCCCTGCACCTCCGATCCGCCTATACCAACTCAATGAGTGCGATCGGTGCAGCATCCCCTTTGCGGAAGCCCAGTTTCATAATCCGGGTGTAGCCGCCGGGACGCTCCTTGTACTTAGGCGCCAACTCATCGAAGAGCTTGCGGATGACCTGATTG
Protein-coding sequences here:
- the truA gene encoding tRNA pseudouridine(38-40) synthase TruA yields the protein MTLETRRRIALIVEYDGTGYRGFQTQSKRPTVQGELERGLQDLLGKYVKTHGAGRTDAGAHAWGQVVALTTNAGYPAAMYPRALNGVLPPDIRVTAAAEVGLDFDPRRSARRRLYRYLVLNQPAPSALWGRFAYHVWAELDLAAMAGAAEAFRGVRDYRAFCRASSLRRRDTVREVFSVKVWRQGQVVAVDMTANAFLPQQARRIAGTLVRVGQGRLSGSAVLPLLEGTVEVSGGPALPACGLYLMYVVYPEGILDISGPRGLQERGEPWPGLLDPGQGEPSWQQT